The Candidatus Nanosynbacter featherlites DNA window CAAGCGGGCGGATGACACGTTCACCCAGGTTGGCAGGACGTGGCGCCGAAGATGAGAAAGGCGCAGTTGGTTGTGGCAAGGTAGCTGGCGCTGGTGCGGCAGCTTGCAATGTTGGCTGCGGTGACAATGCTGAGACATCAGGTCGGACCGGCGGCATTTGCGGTGACTGTGGCATAGCTGGCGCTGGCTGAGGTGCTGCTGGCTGTGCGGCTGGTTGTGGTTGCGGCGCTGGCGTAAGTCCCGGAACATCACCCAAAACTTCGTGGACGGTGCGTACGACGTCTTCGATACCGACTTGGGATTTCACAAGGTATCGGTCAGCTCCTAGCTGTTCGCCGCGGGCTCGTTGGTCTTCTGAAGACAAAGCAGTCATGATGATCACTTTGATGTCTTTGGTTTCGGTGGCAGAACGCAAAATGTCCAGCATGTCAAAGCCAGAAATTTTCGGCATCATCACGTCACTCAGGATGAGCGCTGGGCGTTCTTTGATGGCCATGGCGAGCGCTTCTTCGCCATCACCTGCGGACACGATGTCGTATCCCTCTGCTAATAATCGTACGCCATAGATTTCGCGTAAACTTTTGTCATCTTCAACGAGTAAAATTTTTGTCATATCTACTACCTACTATACGATATTATTATTAAAATTGCTATCATTCTTATGCTTTTATGAATTATTGGTTCTCCGCGGTATGCTGATGGCGCGGCGGCTGGTCTCTAAATGATGTTCGATGTCGGCAAGCGTGGCGTGTTCTGGGCTGGTTGGTGTTGGCTGCGGCTGTGGTGGTTGGTTGGGCTGGACAGACGGCTCAGTGACTAGGGCAGGTTCGGTTAGCTGCTGAGGCTGTTCTATTGGTTGCTGAGGCTGAGGCGTCACTGGCGGCTCAGCGGGTGTGACGACAGAAGCTACTGGAGTTTGCGGTTGATGGTACTGAACTGGTACTGGCTGCAAGGATGCTTCTTTGTGAGCGGCTTCTTCTTTGGAGATTCGCGGTATTTCCAAAAAGAAAGTGCTTCCCTTGCCATACTCGCTCTCGACACGTAAATCGCCCGACATGCTTTCGGCGAGTCGGCGAGACAGATACAATCCCAAGCCAGTACCACCGATTTCGCGAGTGGCTGAATTGTCAACCCGATAAAACTTTTGGAAAAGATGCGGCACGTCTTCTGCGGGGATGCCTAGGCCAGAGTCCATCACACTGACAACCACCTTTGACGAGTCGCCAGTGACGTCAACCACCACCTCGCCTTCTTTGGTGTATTTGATGGCGTTTTCTATGAGGTTGGCGGTAATTTCCCGGAAATGGTCGGGGTCGACAAAGGCGTAATAAATGGGCTGCAAATGCTGATCAGCGGAGTCTTTGGCTAGTGCGTGCGGCCGAAACGAATAGAGCAGATTTTTCTCGGCGGCTTTGTGCGCCAGACCTTCAAAGATGTCTGCCACAAAATCAGTTACGTTAAATAGCTTTGGCTCATCTTTGAGGCGCCCGTCCTCGGCTCTACTGATATCCAGCAAGTCTTGAAATAACCGGCCCAGGTGTTGAGCGGAGGCATGCGCTTTGGTGATGAAGTCGCGTGCTTTGTCGTCAATTTGGGCAGTGGCTGGGTTGAGCGCTAGGCCCAGATACCCCTCGATGGAAGCCACGGGCGTGCGCATTTCGTGGCTGGCAGTGGAGATAAACTCGGCCTGCTCTCGCTCTTCGGCGCGTTCTTTGGAAATGTCGCGGAACACGATGATGACACCTTCCTTTTGTGGGCCTATGGGAGAACTAACGATGGTGATCGGTAGTCGTTTGTCTGAAGAGGTTTTGAGAAATAGGTTATCGCTGTGGGTGGGCTGGTTTGAAGACAATGCTTGAGCAACGGGATGTTTGCCCTCTGGGATGTCAGATCCGTCCTTGAGCACTAGTTTGAGGACGCTCTGCCAACTCAACCCCAAAGCGTCGCCTTTGTCCCAGCCAATCATCTGTTGCGCAGCTGGATTGATGAGCTCAATGATACCGTCATTGGAAATAGCCATCACGCCGTCGTCAATGGTATTGATGACAACATCAGATTTACCCTCGGCGGAGGTTAGCCTATTTTCCAGTTCAGTAAATCGATCGTCGAGTTTTTTCTGTGGTTGGTATCGCCATAGAACAATGCTCAGGACGAGTGGCATGATGCCAAGCACTGCGCTGATGGTTATCTGTTCTAGTGTCAGTGGTGTTTCGAAATGAATCATGGCGATGTGCGCCACGACTAACAAGATGATGCCACCAGTCAGCCACAGCCCAAATACTGCAGCAAAGATAGTCACCATGAGCCAGAGGCTGGTAAATGGAGAATAGATGCCGCCGCTGGTGGCGATGAGTGCGGCGATGGTGATGATGAGCGACGCATAGGTGGCGCATGCCAGGTAGGCGCGTTGTTTTTTGGGCGTCCAAACACAGAGACCAAGCGCCCAAACTGCGGACAATACGCTGATAGCGGCGGCCAAGTCAGTCACTGAATCGCCAATAGTAAAGCGATAATTGCCAGGCAAAAAACGAGCTGATGCGTATGTGAGGAGAATGAAGAGATTGACTAGTAGCGAGGCTTTACTGAGACGGCGCAGCCAAAATTTGGAAAATGTTCTGTCAGACTGCCCCACCCTCGATTCTTTCATGATATTAAGTATAGCGTCAAACTGTGGTAAAACGCAAGCGCGTCTCTGTTGGCTGGCGCGGCGGTATAGACAAAAGCGGCTGCGTCATGGTATGATGCTTAGTGTTGGCCTCATCGTCTAGCGGTTAGGACACCGGGTTCTCATCCCGGCAACCGGGGTTCGATTCCCCGTGAGGTCACCATAGAGAAATTATCAGCACTGCCCTCTTGGGCAGTTCTTTTTTAGTATTGTAATGATTTGTTTTGAAAGCCGTGTTCTTGTGCTAGTCGCCTAGCTGTTCGATCACCTCCAGTAGCTTCCGAGGTGTGATGTCAGCTTTGATGAGGTAGCCGTCGATTCTGGGCAGTAGCTGCGACTTGGATTGGTCGTCTTGCTCAAAATTGGTCATGATGAGAATCTTGCTGTTAGGCACTAGATCGGTTTCGCCGTTTCTGAGGGCGTCCAAGATCTGGTCGCCGCGCTGTTCTGGCAACATCAAGTCCAAAATGATCAAATCGTACGGCTGATTACGCGCCGCCACCAAACCGTCATTGCCGTCCACCATCCAGGTGACGGTGTAGCCGGCACGCTCCAGGCTGCGCACGTACATTTCGCCGATAAATCTGTCGTCTTCGATGCATAAAATTGTTTTGATCGCCATGATTACTCCCTATACATTTTGTGATTTTTTATCCACCCGCCGTCAGTGCGAATGAGCCGATTGTTTAGCTGGCCGTCTTCTAATAATTTTTCTTTCACCGAGGCGTAGACAGGAATGGTGAAGGAAAAAATTGAACCCTGGTTCTCCTGGCTGCGTGCGGAGATGCTGCCGCCGTGTGACTCGACAAAGGCTTTACAGATGTATAGGCCGATGCCGGTGCCTGCCACTGTTTCGCGTGATCGGTGTGAGCGGTAAAATTTGCGAAAGAGGTTTTTGATCACGCCAGCTGGCATACCGACGCCGTTGTCTGAGACGGAAACTTCTACAAATTCGCCTTTTTGCACGGCAGAAACTTGGACAACTCCGCCTTCGAAGCTGTATTTGATAGCATTGTCGATGAGATTGGAAATCACTTCCCCGATGCTACCACGGTCGG harbors:
- a CDS encoding response regulator transcription factor encodes the protein MTKILLVEDDKSLREIYGVRLLAEGYDIVSAGDGEEALAMAIKERPALILSDVMMPKISGFDMLDILRSATETKDIKVIIMTALSSEDQRARGEQLGADRYLVKSQVGIEDVVRTVHEVLGDVPGLTPAPQPQPAAQPAAPQPAPAMPQSPQMPPVRPDVSALSPQPTLQAAAPAPATLPQPTAPFSSSAPRPANLGERVIRPLEGASLTPTEDVAKLMEQELEGIPNLKPQSATPDNTPEETAPAPQTDKTPEETIPTLTAVPALETPAEPTHIPVTTPAPQTPQNLQSITAPEQPAPTIPAAPVISPAPQAPTNAAPIHTPPAPVLHPLPSQPPQPPQTPPPAQPQA
- a CDS encoding ATP-binding protein, producing the protein MKESRVGQSDRTFSKFWLRRLSKASLLVNLFILLTYASARFLPGNYRFTIGDSVTDLAAAISVLSAVWALGLCVWTPKKQRAYLACATYASLIITIAALIATSGGIYSPFTSLWLMVTIFAAVFGLWLTGGIILLVVAHIAMIHFETPLTLEQITISAVLGIMPLVLSIVLWRYQPQKKLDDRFTELENRLTSAEGKSDVVINTIDDGVMAISNDGIIELINPAAQQMIGWDKGDALGLSWQSVLKLVLKDGSDIPEGKHPVAQALSSNQPTHSDNLFLKTSSDKRLPITIVSSPIGPQKEGVIIVFRDISKERAEEREQAEFISTASHEMRTPVASIEGYLGLALNPATAQIDDKARDFITKAHASAQHLGRLFQDLLDISRAEDGRLKDEPKLFNVTDFVADIFEGLAHKAAEKNLLYSFRPHALAKDSADQHLQPIYYAFVDPDHFREITANLIENAIKYTKEGEVVVDVTGDSSKVVVSVMDSGLGIPAEDVPHLFQKFYRVDNSATREIGGTGLGLYLSRRLAESMSGDLRVESEYGKGSTFFLEIPRISKEEAAHKEASLQPVPVQYHQPQTPVASVVTPAEPPVTPQPQQPIEQPQQLTEPALVTEPSVQPNQPPQPQPTPTSPEHATLADIEHHLETSRRAISIPRRTNNS
- a CDS encoding response regulator transcription factor yields the protein MAIKTILCIEDDRFIGEMYVRSLERAGYTVTWMVDGNDGLVAARNQPYDLIILDLMLPEQRGDQILDALRNGETDLVPNSKILIMTNFEQDDQSKSQLLPRIDGYLIKADITPRKLLEVIEQLGD